A single Seriola aureovittata isolate HTS-2021-v1 ecotype China chromosome 19, ASM2101889v1, whole genome shotgun sequence DNA region contains:
- the LOC130187565 gene encoding cathepsin B-like isoform X1, protein MHRLVLLCVLATASVTWSQPHLPLLSSKMVDFINKANTTWTAGQNFHNIDISYVKGLCGTILNGPKLPEVVHNVDGIQLPDSFDPRQQWPNCPTIQQIRDQGSCGSCWVRLTNKQRQNKYRIKKIFNDRRMWMCFKVFSFEGNQKPTTYSQTSVPFLNFSQAFGAVEAISDRLCIHSNGKISVEISAEDLLSCCDECGMGCNGGFPSAAWEFWAKRGLVTGGLYDSKVGCRPYTIAPCEHHVNGTRPPCQGEGETPKCEEQCIDGYSPSYQKDKHFGRRSYSVPSQQEQIMTELYKNGPVEAAFSVYEDFLLYKTGVYQHVTGEMLGGHAIKILGWGEENETPYWLVANSWNSDWGDKGFSKIKRGTDECGIESEVVTGIPLN, encoded by the exons ATGCATCGCCTCGTCCTCCTCTGTGTGCTGGCGACCGCCTCGGTCACCTGGTCACAGCCTCATCTGCCTCTGCTCTCCTCAAAGATGGTCGACTTTATCAACAAGGCCAACACCACCTGGACA GCCGGGCAGAACTTCCATAATATTGATATCAGCTATGTGAAGGGACTGTGTGGGACCATACTGAACGGACCCAAGCTGCCAGAGGT GGTTCACAATGTTGACGGCATACAGCTTCCAGACAGCTTTGACCCGCGCCAGCAGTGGCCCAACTGTCCCACAATCCAACAAATCAGAGACCAGGGCTCATGTGGATCCTGTTGGGTgagactgacaaacaaacaaagacaaaacaagtacAGAATAAAGAAGATATTTAATGACAGGAGAATGTGGATGTGCTTTAAGGTGTTCAGTTTTGAGGGGAACCAAAAACCAACTACCTATTCTCAAACCAGTGTTCCCTTTTTAAATTTCTCCCAGGCCTTTGGGGCGGTCGAGGCGATTTCTGACAGGTTATGCATCCACAGCAATGGTAAGATCTCTGTGGAGATCTCAGCTGAAGATCTACTGTCCTGCTGTGATGAATGTGGCATGGG CTGTAATGGTGGTTTTCCCTCCGCTGCCTGGGAGTTCTGGGCTAAGAGAGGGCTCGTGACAGGAGGCCTGTATGACTCCAAAGTTG GCTGCAGGCCCTACACCATCGCTCCCTGTGAGCATCATGTAAATGGAACTCGTCCTCCATGTCAGGGCGAAGGGGAGACTCCTAAGTGTGAGGAGCAGTGCATCGATGGATACTCACCATCCTATCAGAAGGACAAACACTTCG GTAGACGCTCGTACAGCGTCCCGTCCCAGCAGGAGCAGATCATGACCGAGCTGTACAAGAACGGGCCTGTGGAGGCAGCTTTCTCTGTCTATGAGGATTTCCTGCTGTATAAGACTG GTGTGTATCAGCATGTGACAGGAGAAATGCTGGGTGGTCATGCCATTAAGATCCTGGGCTGGGGAGAGGAGAATGAGACGCCCTATTGGCTGGTGGCAAACTCCTGGAACAGTGACTGGGGAGACAAAg GTTTCTCCAAGATCAAGCGTGGAACTGACGAGTGTGGTATTGAGTCAGAAGTGGTTACAGGAATCCCACTCAACTAG
- the LOC130187565 gene encoding cathepsin B-like isoform X2 produces the protein MHRLVLLCVLATASVTWSQPHLPLLSSKMVDFINKANTTWTAGQNFHNIDISYVKGLCGTILNGPKLPEVVHNVDGIQLPDSFDPRQQWPNCPTIQQIRDQGSCGSCWAFGAVEAISDRLCIHSNGKISVEISAEDLLSCCDECGMGCNGGFPSAAWEFWAKRGLVTGGLYDSKVGCRPYTIAPCEHHVNGTRPPCQGEGETPKCEEQCIDGYSPSYQKDKHFGRRSYSVPSQQEQIMTELYKNGPVEAAFSVYEDFLLYKTGVYQHVTGEMLGGHAIKILGWGEENETPYWLVANSWNSDWGDKGFSKIKRGTDECGIESEVVTGIPLN, from the exons ATGCATCGCCTCGTCCTCCTCTGTGTGCTGGCGACCGCCTCGGTCACCTGGTCACAGCCTCATCTGCCTCTGCTCTCCTCAAAGATGGTCGACTTTATCAACAAGGCCAACACCACCTGGACA GCCGGGCAGAACTTCCATAATATTGATATCAGCTATGTGAAGGGACTGTGTGGGACCATACTGAACGGACCCAAGCTGCCAGAGGT GGTTCACAATGTTGACGGCATACAGCTTCCAGACAGCTTTGACCCGCGCCAGCAGTGGCCCAACTGTCCCACAATCCAACAAATCAGAGACCAGGGCTCATGTGGATCCTGTTGG GCCTTTGGGGCGGTCGAGGCGATTTCTGACAGGTTATGCATCCACAGCAATGGTAAGATCTCTGTGGAGATCTCAGCTGAAGATCTACTGTCCTGCTGTGATGAATGTGGCATGGG CTGTAATGGTGGTTTTCCCTCCGCTGCCTGGGAGTTCTGGGCTAAGAGAGGGCTCGTGACAGGAGGCCTGTATGACTCCAAAGTTG GCTGCAGGCCCTACACCATCGCTCCCTGTGAGCATCATGTAAATGGAACTCGTCCTCCATGTCAGGGCGAAGGGGAGACTCCTAAGTGTGAGGAGCAGTGCATCGATGGATACTCACCATCCTATCAGAAGGACAAACACTTCG GTAGACGCTCGTACAGCGTCCCGTCCCAGCAGGAGCAGATCATGACCGAGCTGTACAAGAACGGGCCTGTGGAGGCAGCTTTCTCTGTCTATGAGGATTTCCTGCTGTATAAGACTG GTGTGTATCAGCATGTGACAGGAGAAATGCTGGGTGGTCATGCCATTAAGATCCTGGGCTGGGGAGAGGAGAATGAGACGCCCTATTGGCTGGTGGCAAACTCCTGGAACAGTGACTGGGGAGACAAAg GTTTCTCCAAGATCAAGCGTGGAACTGACGAGTGTGGTATTGAGTCAGAAGTGGTTACAGGAATCCCACTCAACTAG
- the LOC130160793 gene encoding phospholipase ABHD3-like isoform X1 produces the protein MFLAHLELWRTYWECVSRPYTVFVCSLTAALYYLWGRKCQTPALVCSEAFSVFLHKHCPVVAERFSPTPWCWGGRFQTLVCAVLKSRPPVAYRNELIRTDDGGQISLDWVDNQASASYPKSSTRPTILILPGLTGNSKQSYVLHAISQATRRGYRCVVFNNRGVAGEELLTPVTYCAANTSDLEHVVQHVKGLYPHAPVLGAGVSMGGMLLLNYLGRKRTESGMVAGFTISVPWDAQKSSDSMEEPLNWLLFNKYLTSGLCRAVTRHRKILEKVVDVDYVLKAQTIREFDERFTTLLFGYKSCTDYYRDASPDKKLPNTAVPILCLNAADDPFSPQNAFPLTIVRSLPNVALLLTAHGGHIAFLQGLFPRGESYMERLFGQFVQAVFEHPSDINKACGIEEEQRS, from the exons ATGTTTTTAGCGCATTTGGAGCTGTGGAGAACATACTGGGAGTGTGTTTCCAGACCTTACACGGTGTTCGTCTGCTCCCTCACGGCAGCACTGTACTATCTATGGGGCCGCAAGTGTCAG acACCAGCTTTAGTTTGTAGTGAGGCTTTCAGTGTGTTCCTCCACAAGCACTGTCCTGTGGTGGCCGAGCGCTTCAGTCCCACTCCGTGGTGCTGGGGAGGCCGTTTTCAAACCCTGGTCTGTGCCGTCCTCAAGTCCAGACCCCCCGTCGCCTATCGCAA TGAGCTGATCCGTACGGATGATGGTGGTCAGATCTCGCTGGACTGGGTGGACAATCAGGCCAGTGCGTCCTACCCAAAATCCTCTACCCGCCCCACAATACTGATCCTTCCAGGCCTGACAGGGAACAGCAAGCAGTCCTACGTGCTCCACGCCATCAGCCAGGCCACCCGCCGCGGCTACAG GTGTGTGGTCTTCAACAACAGGGGGGTTGCAGGGGAAGAGTTGTTG ACGCCTGTCACCTACTGCGCAGCCAACACCTCAGATCTTGAGCATGTAGTGCAACATGTCAAAGGACTCTACCCACATGCCCCTGTGCTTGGTGCTGGTGTGTCTATGGGAGG CATGTTGTTGTTAAACTACCTGGGCCGTAAGCGCACAGAGTCGGGGATGGTGGCGGGGTTCACCATCTCTGTCCCCTGGGATGCGCAGAAATCCTCAGATTCTATGGAAGAACCACTCAACTGGCTGCTCTTCAACAAATACCTCACAAGTGGCCTGTGTCGTGCTGTCACCAG GCACAGGAAGATTCTTGAGAAAGTAGTGGATGTCGACTATGTCCTGAAG GCCCAGACGATCCGTGAGTTTGACGAACGCTTCACCACTTTGCTTTTTGGTTATAAATCTTGTACGGACTATTACCGCGATGCCAGCCCGGACAAAAAGCTCCCCAACACAGCGGTACCCATCCTGTGTCTCAACGCTGCTGATGACCCCTTCTCTCCCCAAAACG CCTTCCCGTTGACCATAGTGCGGAGCCTGCCTAACGTCGCCCTGTTGTTGACGGCTCACGGTGGACACATCGCCTTCCTGCAGGGTTTGTTTCCCCGCGGTGAGAGCTACATGGAGCGCCTGTTCGGCCAGTTTGTCCAAGCAGTCTTTGAACACCCGAGCGACATCAACAAAGCCTGTGGCATcgaggaagagcagaggagctga
- the LOC130160793 gene encoding phospholipase ABHD3-like isoform X2 — protein sequence MKTPALVCSEAFSVFLHKHCPVVAERFSPTPWCWGGRFQTLVCAVLKSRPPVAYRNELIRTDDGGQISLDWVDNQASASYPKSSTRPTILILPGLTGNSKQSYVLHAISQATRRGYRCVVFNNRGVAGEELLTPVTYCAANTSDLEHVVQHVKGLYPHAPVLGAGVSMGGMLLLNYLGRKRTESGMVAGFTISVPWDAQKSSDSMEEPLNWLLFNKYLTSGLCRAVTRHRKILEKVVDVDYVLKAQTIREFDERFTTLLFGYKSCTDYYRDASPDKKLPNTAVPILCLNAADDPFSPQNAFPLTIVRSLPNVALLLTAHGGHIAFLQGLFPRGESYMERLFGQFVQAVFEHPSDINKACGIEEEQRS from the exons ATGAAG acACCAGCTTTAGTTTGTAGTGAGGCTTTCAGTGTGTTCCTCCACAAGCACTGTCCTGTGGTGGCCGAGCGCTTCAGTCCCACTCCGTGGTGCTGGGGAGGCCGTTTTCAAACCCTGGTCTGTGCCGTCCTCAAGTCCAGACCCCCCGTCGCCTATCGCAA TGAGCTGATCCGTACGGATGATGGTGGTCAGATCTCGCTGGACTGGGTGGACAATCAGGCCAGTGCGTCCTACCCAAAATCCTCTACCCGCCCCACAATACTGATCCTTCCAGGCCTGACAGGGAACAGCAAGCAGTCCTACGTGCTCCACGCCATCAGCCAGGCCACCCGCCGCGGCTACAG GTGTGTGGTCTTCAACAACAGGGGGGTTGCAGGGGAAGAGTTGTTG ACGCCTGTCACCTACTGCGCAGCCAACACCTCAGATCTTGAGCATGTAGTGCAACATGTCAAAGGACTCTACCCACATGCCCCTGTGCTTGGTGCTGGTGTGTCTATGGGAGG CATGTTGTTGTTAAACTACCTGGGCCGTAAGCGCACAGAGTCGGGGATGGTGGCGGGGTTCACCATCTCTGTCCCCTGGGATGCGCAGAAATCCTCAGATTCTATGGAAGAACCACTCAACTGGCTGCTCTTCAACAAATACCTCACAAGTGGCCTGTGTCGTGCTGTCACCAG GCACAGGAAGATTCTTGAGAAAGTAGTGGATGTCGACTATGTCCTGAAG GCCCAGACGATCCGTGAGTTTGACGAACGCTTCACCACTTTGCTTTTTGGTTATAAATCTTGTACGGACTATTACCGCGATGCCAGCCCGGACAAAAAGCTCCCCAACACAGCGGTACCCATCCTGTGTCTCAACGCTGCTGATGACCCCTTCTCTCCCCAAAACG CCTTCCCGTTGACCATAGTGCGGAGCCTGCCTAACGTCGCCCTGTTGTTGACGGCTCACGGTGGACACATCGCCTTCCTGCAGGGTTTGTTTCCCCGCGGTGAGAGCTACATGGAGCGCCTGTTCGGCCAGTTTGTCCAAGCAGTCTTTGAACACCCGAGCGACATCAACAAAGCCTGTGGCATcgaggaagagcagaggagctga